Below is a genomic region from Streptomyces sp. NBC_00461.
CGCCCGCCGGCTTCTCCGACGGCGCGGCCCGCCGCGCGCACGAGCCGCCCCGGACGGGTCGCGGCTGAGGGCCCGCGCCGAGACCGTACGAGGTCTCAGTGGCCGCGCTCCGCACCCCCGTTGACCTGGACGACCTGCGAGGTGACATGCCCCGCGGCCGGTGAGGCGAGCCAGTGCAGGGTCGCGGCCACGTCGCCGGGGGTGCCGGCGCGCTTGTTCAGGGTGTCCCCCACGAGCCGCTCACGCCGCTCGGGGGCGATCCGCGGCCCGAAGAACTCGGTGTCCTCGATGTACCCGGGCGCGACGACGTTCGCGGTGATCCCGCGCGGTCCGAGCTCCCGGGCGAGGTCATGCGCGTACGGGTGCAACGCGGCCTTGGCTCCCGCGTACGCCCCGCTGCCGGACCCCCGGTAGGCGGCGATGGAGCTGACGAACAGCACCCGTCCGCCCGGCGTGGCCAGCCGGTCCTTGAGGGCCTCCGTGAGCAGCGCGGCGGTCAGGGTGTTGATCCGGAAGTTGACGGTCCAGTCGTGCGCGACCCGGTCGAGCGGATCGGCGCTGTCCGACGCGGGCTCCAGCCGCCCGGTGCCTCCGGCGGAGTGGATCAGCACGTCCACGGCCCCGAACTCCCGCTCCACGTGGTCGGCGACCCCCCGTACCGCTGCCGGATCACTCAGATCGGCCGCGTACGTCGAGGCCCCGGGCACCGCGGCCTCGTCGAGCACCTCCGCGCGCCGCCCGAGCAGCAGGACACGGTCCCCGTCCGCCGCGAACACCTGCGCCGCCGCGAGTCCAATGCCCGTACCGCCACCGCTGATTACGACATTACGAGTCATGATCCGACCCTACGCACCGAGAGCCGCCGAACGCGAAAGATCCGGGGACTCGCCGCCGCCGGAACGTCACCGCAGACTGCGCACGTCGAGATGGCGCAGCACCCGGTCCACGATCTCCGGATCCGCTCCGGGCTCGCTGCGCGCCGCCAGCACCTCGTGCCGCGCCGCGCTCAGCATCTCGCCCTGGATCCGCCGCACCCGCTTCAGCCGGCGCGCCCGGTGCTCGTGGGCCTCCCGCCGCTCCTCGTCGCCCATGTCCGGGCTGATCCGCACCCCGATGTCGAAGGCCCGCCGCAGCATCTGCTCGGACAGCTCCTCCGGCAGCTCCTCGCCCTCCTCGATCTCCCTCAGCCGCTGCTTGGCCGCCCGGGCCGCCCGGACGGCGAGTACCTTCTCGAAGTCCTTCTCCCGCTCGGTGTCGGCCCGCACTCCGAGCCGCTTCACCAGCCACGGCAGAGTGAGCCCCTGCAGCACCAGCGTGCCCATGATCACCCCGAAGGCGACGAACACGATCTCGTCCCGGTCCGGGAAGGCCGAACCGTCGTCGGTCCTGAGCGGAATCGCCAGCGCCAACGCCACCGAGGCCACGCCCCGCATCCCCGACCACCACATCACGACGGTCTCCCGCCAGGTCATCGGGATGTCCTCGTCGTGGTCCCGCTTGGCGTGCAGCCGCTTGGTGAGCCAGGTCGCCGGCAGCAGGTACACCAGACGTACGACGACCACCACGGCCACGATCACCCCCGCCCAGCCGAGCATCTCGCCCCACCGCCCGGC
It encodes:
- a CDS encoding SDR family NAD(P)-dependent oxidoreductase; the protein is MTRNVVISGGGTGIGLAAAQVFAADGDRVLLLGRRAEVLDEAAVPGASTYAADLSDPAAVRGVADHVEREFGAVDVLIHSAGGTGRLEPASDSADPLDRVAHDWTVNFRINTLTAALLTEALKDRLATPGGRVLFVSSIAAYRGSGSGAYAGAKAALHPYAHDLARELGPRGITANVVAPGYIEDTEFFGPRIAPERRERLVGDTLNKRAGTPGDVAATLHWLASPAAGHVTSQVVQVNGGAERGH